Proteins from a genomic interval of Streptomyces sp. Tu6071:
- a CDS encoding amino acid ABC transporter permease, whose translation MPFDAPASDAPISDTRATRGARDSAPGARDSADRPQGPPPEPGAPPEPGKQPEPGKQAVPALRIVPVRRTGQWIAALFVLLLLAMAVNSLARNKAFQWDVVADYFTTSAVLRGLGLTLWLTALVMVLGFVLGTLLALGRMSSNPVLNWVSSGYIWFFRSTPILVQLLFWFNIGALYPQLGLGIPFGPEFVTVKTVNLLGPVTVAVLGLTLHEAAYAAEVVRGGLLSVDRGQIEAAQSLGLSPWRRLRRIVLPQAMRAIVPPAGNMLIGALKGTSIVSVIAVQDLLYSVQLVYHRTYQVIPLLLVATIWYALVTSVLSVGQHYVEKHYARGAERS comes from the coding sequence ATGCCTTTCGACGCACCAGCCTCCGACGCTCCCATTTCCGATACGCGCGCCACCCGCGGCGCACGCGACTCCGCCCCCGGCGCACGCGACTCCGCGGACCGCCCGCAGGGCCCGCCACCCGAACCGGGCGCGCCGCCCGAGCCGGGGAAGCAACCTGAACCGGGGAAGCAGGCCGTCCCCGCGCTTCGCATTGTTCCCGTGCGCCGTACGGGTCAGTGGATCGCCGCTCTCTTCGTGCTGCTTCTGCTCGCGATGGCGGTCAACTCGCTCGCGCGCAACAAGGCGTTCCAGTGGGACGTCGTCGCCGACTACTTCACGACCTCCGCCGTGCTGCGCGGTCTCGGACTGACCCTGTGGCTCACCGCGCTCGTCATGGTGCTCGGCTTCGTGCTCGGCACGCTGCTCGCGCTCGGCCGGATGTCGTCGAACCCGGTGCTGAACTGGGTCTCCTCGGGGTACATCTGGTTCTTCCGCTCGACGCCGATCCTCGTCCAGCTCCTCTTCTGGTTCAACATCGGCGCCCTGTACCCGCAGCTCGGGCTCGGCATCCCCTTCGGCCCCGAGTTCGTCACGGTCAAGACCGTCAACCTCCTCGGCCCCGTCACCGTCGCGGTACTCGGCCTGACCCTCCACGAGGCCGCCTATGCCGCCGAAGTGGTGCGCGGCGGGCTGCTCTCCGTCGACAGGGGGCAGATCGAGGCCGCGCAGTCGCTCGGTCTGAGCCCCTGGCGCCGGCTGCGCCGCATCGTGCTGCCGCAGGCGATGCGCGCCATCGTGCCCCCGGCCGGGAACATGCTCATCGGCGCGCTCAAGGGCACCTCGATCGTCAGCGTCATCGCCGTGCAGGACCTGCTCTACTCCGTGCAGCTCGTCTACCACCGCACCTACCAGGTCATCCCGCTGCTGCTCGTCGCCACGATCTGGTACGCGCTCGTGACGAGCGTGCTCAGCGTCGGCCAGCACTACGTGGAGAAGCACTACGCGCGGGGGGCGGAGCGCTCATGA